In a genomic window of Polypterus senegalus isolate Bchr_013 chromosome 13, ASM1683550v1, whole genome shotgun sequence:
- the tmem130 gene encoding transmembrane protein 130, with the protein MNSIVILSVILCLKAAAPDVVPEPELDLTGELAGTLAFYQTEGNQTYMRSNGELASDLPTEVAFELQDPRNHFRQASFSYTWDLGDGTPIQTSEPRIAMNYTLPGRYSLSVDVVAYWERGDGRGRAFPTQSNTFKADLTVLDAVRSIEVSSPTSILVDQSVALTLAVNGSPPMTVCWSITSDCQVASLKHCHLLKMNGKRCILNYTFPNSGHYCLGVKVKNDISAMQAFRDLTVQQDVTHLFLFILPCAALLLMTIGFIGFSAFRQPTPQMKSLLEVTDFHFSGHSSKNSSGDHPLEVTKMGPCCAGCSPHSATEGGTEGSPLLPNGSPSVRTYLA; encoded by the exons GTGAGCTGGCCGGGACCCTGGCTTTCTACCAGACGGAGGGGAACCAGACGTACATGCGCAGCAATGGAGAGCTGGCCAGTGACCTCCCCACCGAGGTGGCCTTTGAGCTGCAGGACCCTCGGAATCACTTCCGTCAAGCATCCTTCTCTTACACCTGGGACCTGGGTGATGG AACTCCCATTCAGACCAGCGAGCCCCGCATCGCCATGAACTACACGCTTCCTGGCCGCTACTCCCTCAGCGTGGACGTGGTGGCCTACTGGGAGCGCGGCGACGGCCGTGGACGGGCCTTTCCTACCCAAAGCAACACATTCAAGGCAGACCTGACGGTGCTGG ACGCAGTAAGAAGCATTGAAGTCAGCAGCCCAACCAGCATCCTCGTGGACCAGAGCGTAGCACTCACCCTGGCGGTCAATGGCAG TCCTCCAATGACCGTCTGTTGGTCCATTACATCCGACTGCCAAGTGGCCTCCCTCAAGCACTGCCATCTGCTGAAGATGAATGGTAAGCGGTGCATCCTGAACTACACGTTCCCCAACTCTGGCCATTACTGTCTGGGGGTCAAAGTCAAGAATGACATCAGCGCCATGCAGGCTTTCCGGGACCTGACTGTGCAGCAGGACG TCACACACTTGTTCCTGTTCATCCTCCCCTGTGCTGCGCTCCTGCTGATGACCATCGGGTTTATCGGGTTCTCGGCTTTCAGGCAGCCCACGCCACAGATGAAGAGTCTGCTGGAG GtcactgattttcatttttccgGCCACTCCAGCAAGAACTCCTCCGGGGATCATCCATTGGAGGTCACCAAGATGGGGCCGTGCTGTGCAGGCTGCTCTCCGCACTCGGCCACTGAAGGGGGCACCGAGGGCTCTCCTCTGCTCCCCAACGGCTCTCCGTCAGTCCGCACTTACCTGGCCTAG